The genomic window AATGCTATCGGCATTATTTTATTAGGCTGTTTGGCGCTAGGTTTTGCTACGTGGGTTATGACTAAACAATGGAAAACTTTTTTACGCATCAGCTTCATGGTGTTAGCCATCGTTGCGGCAGTTATGGCCTTACACTCTGTCAGCAAAACGTCGGGGCTTGAACATGCAACATCATCTAATACTGCGCATGCCGGCATTGAAACTGAACCTTACACTCCCGCACGCTTGGCAGATTTACGCGCAGCGCATCAACCTGTCTTCGTCAACATGACCGCTGACTGGTGCATCACCTGCATGGTCAATGAAAAAGTAGCTTTTACTAATAACGCGAATAAAATATTTGTGGAAAAAAATATTACTTATTTAATAGGTGATTGGACAAATTACGATCCAGCGATTACTGCGTATCTCGCTGAATTCAAGCGCAGTGGCGTGCCGTTGTATGTTTATTATGATGCAAACGATAACGTCACCGTGTTACCGCAAATATTAACCGAGCGCATCTTGCTCGATGCACTCGGCCAATAAATTTAATACATTTATTTTTTACCCGTAGCTGGCGTACGTTGCGCTTCCACGGAAATATAAAGATTTACTTCTTTGGAAACCATCGGCACTGCATAACCAATTCCAAACTCGCCACGATCCAGCACCGTCAACGCCGTAAATCCGCGGGTGAACTGCTTATTCATCGGATGTGGTTTAGCTTCATTAAAGGTTACGTCTAAGATCACTGACTTAGTAACACCATGCAACGTCAAATTACCCGTCACTTTTGCACCCTTGTCAGTTTTTTCAACTGCGGTACTAACAAAATGCGCCGTAGGATATTTTGCTACATCTAAAATGTCATCAGCCTTTAAATGCTCATTCATTTTGTCATGATACATATCGGCGCTAGTCATTTGAATGGTGACATCCACTTTGCTTTTTGCCAAATTCTTAGCATCAAATACAAACGTCCCGTCATACTCATGAAACATACCGCGATATTGTGAAAAACCTAAATGATTGACATCAAAAAATATGCGTGTATGTGACTTATCAAACACATAGGTTTCAGGTGCCGCTTGCGCAGCAGTCGTTAATCCCAACCAACTACTCGCGAGCATTACCCAAACGGCTAATGATTTCTTCATAATATTATCTCCTGACATAATGATATTGTTAAAATGCTATGGTCGATACAAATTCTGATACAAATCAGTATATTGTTGCTGCAATACATTTTTCTGCAATTTACCCAGCGCATTGCGCGGCAAACTTGTAACGAACAGAAAACGCTTAGGCACTTTATAGGTCGTCAAGATTTCTTTCAATGCTGATCGGATAAGCTGTTCATCACACGCGTCATCACATACCATCGCAGCCGTAACTGCTTCACCCAAATCGGCATGCGGCAAGCCAAACACCGCAACTTCGTGTACACCCTGTATAGTTAACAATGCATTCTCTACTTCTTGAGGATAAACATTTAAACCG from Gammaproteobacteria bacterium includes these protein-coding regions:
- a CDS encoding polyisoprenoid-binding protein; translated protein: MKKSLAVWVMLASSWLGLTTAAQAAPETYVFDKSHTRIFFDVNHLGFSQYRGMFHEYDGTFVFDAKNLAKSKVDVTIQMTSADMYHDKMNEHLKADDILDVAKYPTAHFVSTAVEKTDKGAKVTGNLTLHGVTKSVILDVTFNEAKPHPMNKQFTRGFTALTVLDRGEFGIGYAVPMVSKEVNLYISVEAQRTPATGKK